One segment of Panicum virgatum strain AP13 chromosome 3K, P.virgatum_v5, whole genome shotgun sequence DNA contains the following:
- the LOC120699556 gene encoding ureide permease 1-like isoform X1, whose amino-acid sequence MDHVLACASSPLTCHEVLQGPLLSSLSSIRADLTMYLIEDKGGAIALMLASLLFLGTWPAVLTLLERRGRLPQHTYLDYSLTNLLAAVLIALTFGQLGDSKDGMPNFFTQLGQDNWPSVLFAMAGGVVLSIGNLSTQYAWAYVGLSVTEVISSSMVVVIGTTLNYFLDNRINKAEILFAGVACFLVAVILGSAVHASNAADNEEKLNASNKLGANGSVEPSKGIPDKDAPKDLENPSGTKHVTRAEAGTAEYLIELEERRSIKVFGSSTFIGLGIVFFSGVCFSLFSPAFNLATNDQWHTLKDGVPHLVVYTAFFYFSISCFVIGIGLNILFLYRPMAGVPKSSFKAYLNDWNGRQWALLAGLLCGFGNGFQFMGGQAAGYAAADAVQALPLVSTFWGIMLFGEYRKSSRKTYILLGFMLFMFIAAVATLMASSGHRSTK is encoded by the exons ATGGACCATGTTCTTGCATGTGCGTCCTCTCCGCTCACTTGCCACGAG GTGCTCCAAGGCCCTCTCCTGAGCTCCTTGTCCTCCATCAGAGCCGACCTCACGATGTACCTGATCGAGGACAAGGGCGGCGCCATCGCGCTGATGCTGGCGTCGCTCCTGTTCCTGGGCACCTGGCCGGCCGTGCTCACACTCCTGGAGCGCCGGGGCCGGCTGCCACAGCACACCTACCTGGACTACTCCCTCACaaacctcctcgccgccgtgctcatCGCGCTCACCTTCGGCCAGCTCGGGGACAGCAAGGACGGCATGCCCAACTTCTTCACCCAGCTCGGCCAG GACAACTGGCCCTCCGTGCTGTTCGCCATGGCAGGAGGTGTGGTCCTCAGCATTGGGAACCTGTCGACCCAGTATGCTTGGGCGTATGTGGGTCTCTCGGTGACTGAGGTTATCAGCTCCAGCATGGTGGTGGTGATAG GCACGACACTGAACTACTTCCTGGACAACCGCATTAACAAGGCAGAGATTCTGTTCGCCGGTGTGGCATGCTTCCTTGTTGCCGTCATCCTTGGCTCCGCTGTCCATGCCTCCAATGCCGCCGATAACGAGGAGAAACTCAATGCCTCCAACAAACTTGG AGCAAATGGAAGTGTGGAACCAAGTAAAGGAATCCCTGACAAAG ACGCTCCCAAGGACTTGGAGAATCCCTCTGGAACCAAGCATGTTACCAGAGCTGAGGCAGGGACAGCAGAGTACCTCATTGAGCTCGAAGAGAGGCGATCAATTAAG GTCTTCGGATCAAGCACCTTCATCGGACTTGGCATCGTCTTCTTCTCCGGTGTGTGCTTCTCGCTCTTCTCCCCGGCATTCAACCTGGCCACCAACGATCAGTGGCACACCCTTAAGGATGGCGTGCCACACCTGGTGGTGTACACCGCCTTCTTCTACTTCTCCATCTCGTGCTTTGTCATCGGCATCGGGCTGAACATCCTGTTCCTCTACCGCCCAATGGCCGGCGTGCCCAAGTCCTCCTTCAAGGCCTACCTCAATGACTGGAACGGCCGGCAGTGGGCTCTCCTCGCCGGTTTGCTCTGCGGGTTCGGCAACGGGTTCCAGTTCATGGGTGGCCAGGCTGCCGGCTATGCAGCTGCTGATGCTGTTCAG GCGCTGCCGCTTGTCAGCACATTCTGGGGCATAATGCTGTTCGGTGAGTACCGGAAGTCATCGCGGAAGACCTACATCCTGCTCGGTTTCATGCTGTTCATGTTCATCGCTGCCGTGGCAACGCTCATGGCTTCATCAGGTCACAGGAGCACGAAGTGA
- the LOC120699555 gene encoding DNAJ protein JJJ1 homolog produces MASAAAGGAPKRCYYEVLGLSRDCSPTDIKLAFRRLALSLHPDKQPPGADLAAATAAFQELQHAHSVLSDPQERAYYDSHRSQILFSDASAAGAKSASPVPDLFAFFSSSAFSGFSDTGRGFYKVYGDVFDRVFAQELAYARRMGVPEPAAPPVIGNLDSPYAQVTAFYNYWLGFGSVMDFGWAAEWDAARGENRRVRRLMEEDNKKAMRKARREYNDAVRGLAAFCKKRDKRVVDMALKKKAEEEKRRAEEKERKKEEEKRKKERVMSYQEPDWARGDEEEGLYDEEEEEMKAKRKEELYCVACNKKFKSDKQWKNHEQSKKHRDKIAELRMAFKEEEESLKEAEEEGEGDWNEIDVGFDFKPTQESDDESAFSDAVEELAEELEEGLEVRDKKNDDKVSDSAEQEVGSYDEASVLEAMLSSRKNRKGGYVAPPEEALSGAAEDDDDDRSSEINNTKRKGRRRRAAKKEQDEGTYDDNEQHGKSEAKAQESGHGNDVDDKMEGPSSSNDDSASASKEDNQNGKNSNPKKNKKNKKGAEKKIVSTDQKSTSKADQKSTSKGKKQKEVSKAPSNDCETCGGTFESRNKLFSHLEETGHAMLKMRQKNRG; encoded by the exons atggcgtccgcggcggcgggcggcgcgccgaAGCGCTGCTACTACGAGGTCCTGGGCCTCTCCCGCGACTGCTCCCCTACCGACATCAAGCTCGCCTTCCGCCGCCTCGCGCTCTCCCTCCACCCCGACAAGCAGCCCCCCggcgccgacctcgccgccgccaccgccgccttccAGGAGCTCCAGCACGCGCACTCCGTCCTCTCCGACCCGCAGGAGCGCGCCTACTACGACTCCCACCGCTCCCAGATCCTCTTCTccgacgcctccgccgccggcgccaagtCCGCCTCCCCGGTCCCGGacctctttgccttcttctcctcctccgccttctCCGGCTTCTCCGACACCGGCCGCGGCTTCTACAAGGTCTACGGCGACGTCTTCGACAGGGTCTTCGCGCAGGAGCTCGCCTACGCGCGCCGGATGGGGGTCCCCgaacccgccgcgccgccggtcaTCGGGAACCTCGATTCCCCCTACGCGCAGGTCACCGCCTTCTACAATTACTGGctgggcttcggctcggtcatGGACTTTGGGTGGGCAGCCGAGTGGGACGCCGCGCGCGGGGAGAACCGCCGCGTCCGCAGGCTCATGGAGGAGGACAACAAGAAGGCCATGCGCAAGGCGCGGCGGGAGTACAATGACGCCGTCAGGGGCCTCGCCGCGTTCTGCAAGAAGAGGGACAAGAGGGTGGTGGACATGGCGCTGAAGAAGAAAgcagaggaggagaagaggagggctgaggagaaagagaggaagaaggaggaggagaagaggaagaaggagcgTGTGATGTCGTATCAGGAGCCTGATTGGGCGAGGGGGGATGAAGAGGAAGGCCTGTacgacgaggaggaagaggagatgaaGGCCAAGAGAAAGGAGGAGTTGTACTGCGTGGCGTGTAATAAGAAGTTCAAATCGGATAAGCAGTGGAAGAACCATGAGCAGTCGAAGAAGCATAGGGATAAGATCGCTGAGCTGAGAATGGCGTttaaggaagaggaggagtctttgaaggaggcagaggaggaaggggaaggcgaTTGGAATGAAATTGATGTGGGGTTTGATTTTAAGCCTACCCAGGAGTCGGATGATGAGAGTGCATTTTCAGATGCCGTGGAAGAGTTGGCTGAAGAGTTGGAGGAAGGCTTGGAGGTGCGTGATAAAAAGAATGATGATAAGGTTTCCGATAGCGCAGAGCAGGAGGTTGGTTCATATGATGAGGCCAGTGTATTGGAGGCAATGCTGTCAAGCCGCAAAAACAGGAAGGGTGGTTATGTGGCTCCTCCAGAGGAAGCTTTGTCAGGTGCTGCTGAGGATGATGACGATGATAGAAGTTCTGAAATTAATAACACAAAAAGGAAAGGACGTAGGAGACGGGCAGCAAAGAAGGAACAAGATGAAGGTACTTATGACGATAATGAGCAGCATGGTAAAAGTGAGGCTAAGGCTCAGGAGTCCGGCCATGGTAATGATGTCGATGATAAGATGGAAGGGCCATCCTCTTCTAACGACGACAGTGCTTCAGCAAGCAAGGAAGATAATCAGAATGGAAAAAACAGCAATcctaaaaagaacaaaaagaacaagaaagGCGCAGAAAAGAAAATTGTTTCTACTGATCAGAAGAGCACATCAAAGGCTGACCAGAAGAGCACATCAAAGGGGAAGAAGCAAAAG GAGGTCTCAAAAGCACCCAGTAATGATTGTGAAACCTGTGGAGGAACTTTTGAGTCAAG GAACAAGTTGTTCTCTCACTTGGAAGAAACAGGTCATGCGATGCTAAAGATGCGCCAGAAAAATCGTGGATGA
- the LOC120699556 gene encoding ureide permease 1-like isoform X2 encodes MYLIEDKGGAIALMLASLLFLGTWPAVLTLLERRGRLPQHTYLDYSLTNLLAAVLIALTFGQLGDSKDGMPNFFTQLGQDNWPSVLFAMAGGVVLSIGNLSTQYAWAYVGLSVTEVISSSMVVVIGTTLNYFLDNRINKAEILFAGVACFLVAVILGSAVHASNAADNEEKLNASNKLGANGSVEPSKGIPDKDAPKDLENPSGTKHVTRAEAGTAEYLIELEERRSIKVFGSSTFIGLGIVFFSGVCFSLFSPAFNLATNDQWHTLKDGVPHLVVYTAFFYFSISCFVIGIGLNILFLYRPMAGVPKSSFKAYLNDWNGRQWALLAGLLCGFGNGFQFMGGQAAGYAAADAVQALPLVSTFWGIMLFGEYRKSSRKTYILLGFMLFMFIAAVATLMASSGHRSTK; translated from the exons ATGTACCTGATCGAGGACAAGGGCGGCGCCATCGCGCTGATGCTGGCGTCGCTCCTGTTCCTGGGCACCTGGCCGGCCGTGCTCACACTCCTGGAGCGCCGGGGCCGGCTGCCACAGCACACCTACCTGGACTACTCCCTCACaaacctcctcgccgccgtgctcatCGCGCTCACCTTCGGCCAGCTCGGGGACAGCAAGGACGGCATGCCCAACTTCTTCACCCAGCTCGGCCAG GACAACTGGCCCTCCGTGCTGTTCGCCATGGCAGGAGGTGTGGTCCTCAGCATTGGGAACCTGTCGACCCAGTATGCTTGGGCGTATGTGGGTCTCTCGGTGACTGAGGTTATCAGCTCCAGCATGGTGGTGGTGATAG GCACGACACTGAACTACTTCCTGGACAACCGCATTAACAAGGCAGAGATTCTGTTCGCCGGTGTGGCATGCTTCCTTGTTGCCGTCATCCTTGGCTCCGCTGTCCATGCCTCCAATGCCGCCGATAACGAGGAGAAACTCAATGCCTCCAACAAACTTGG AGCAAATGGAAGTGTGGAACCAAGTAAAGGAATCCCTGACAAAG ACGCTCCCAAGGACTTGGAGAATCCCTCTGGAACCAAGCATGTTACCAGAGCTGAGGCAGGGACAGCAGAGTACCTCATTGAGCTCGAAGAGAGGCGATCAATTAAG GTCTTCGGATCAAGCACCTTCATCGGACTTGGCATCGTCTTCTTCTCCGGTGTGTGCTTCTCGCTCTTCTCCCCGGCATTCAACCTGGCCACCAACGATCAGTGGCACACCCTTAAGGATGGCGTGCCACACCTGGTGGTGTACACCGCCTTCTTCTACTTCTCCATCTCGTGCTTTGTCATCGGCATCGGGCTGAACATCCTGTTCCTCTACCGCCCAATGGCCGGCGTGCCCAAGTCCTCCTTCAAGGCCTACCTCAATGACTGGAACGGCCGGCAGTGGGCTCTCCTCGCCGGTTTGCTCTGCGGGTTCGGCAACGGGTTCCAGTTCATGGGTGGCCAGGCTGCCGGCTATGCAGCTGCTGATGCTGTTCAG GCGCTGCCGCTTGTCAGCACATTCTGGGGCATAATGCTGTTCGGTGAGTACCGGAAGTCATCGCGGAAGACCTACATCCTGCTCGGTTTCATGCTGTTCATGTTCATCGCTGCCGTGGCAACGCTCATGGCTTCATCAGGTCACAGGAGCACGAAGTGA